A single genomic interval of Xyrauchen texanus isolate HMW12.3.18 chromosome 40, RBS_HiC_50CHRs, whole genome shotgun sequence harbors:
- the LOC127633899 gene encoding forkhead box protein L3-like, translated as MFDTSQYPYNCFNYDGDGYPSCGSDEEKKVCRPAYSYIALIAMAIQQSPENKVTLSGIYEFIMKRFPYYRSNQRAWQNSIRHNLSLNSCFIKVPRTEGNEKGKGNYWTFATGCESMLDLFENGNFRRRRRRRNSKMGLKEPVEPFVAMDTHQGAAVRSMNSDSFCSMNTSHRPAQINPPLSKPEPEIKFSIDYILSTPDPLPGFRAANGVARAVIHHLEPQNLNLHFWTM; from the exons TTTAACTATGATGGCGATGGATACCCCTCATGTGGCTCAGATGAAGAGAAGAAAGTGTGCCGACCGGCTTACAG tTACATTGCACTAATAGCAATGGCTATACAACAGAGTCCAGAGAACAAAGTTACCCTATCAGGAATCTACGAGTTCATCATGAAGAGATTTCCTTATTACAGATCCAACCAGAGGGCTTGGCAAAACTCAATTCGCCATAACCTCTCTCTAAACAGCTGTTTCATAAAG GTGCCCCGCACAGAAGGTAACGAGAAAGGAAAAGGTAATTACTGGACATTTGCCACAGGCTGCGAGTCCATGCTGGACCTCTTTGAAAATGGCAACTTTCGCCGTCGCCGCCGCAGACGTAACTCGAAAATGGGCCTCAAGGAGCCAGTCGAACCCTTTGTTGCCATGGACACTCATCAGGGTGCTGCAGTAAGATCCATGAATTCAGATTCTTTCTGCTCCATGAACACTAGTCACAGACCAGCCCAAATCAACCCACCCCTCAGCAAACCTGAGCCCGAGATCAAATTCAGCATCGACTACATACTCTCCACACCGGACCCTCTACCTGGGTTCAGAGCCGCTAATGGTGTAGCTAGAGCTGTGATCCATCACCTGGAGCCCCAAAATCTCAATCTGCACTTCTGGACCATGTAA